CGTCCTTGAGGAGGTCGCAGAACAGCTCCCAGTACGTCTCGGGATCGAATTTCTGGATCTTCCGCTCGCGGTCGACGATGAGTTTGAGGGTCGGCGACTGGACACGGCCGACGCTGATGAAGTCGTTGCCGCGCTGTTTGGCCGTCAGCGAGAGGAATCGTGTCAGCGCCGCGCCCCACACGAGGTCGATCTCCTGTCTGGCCTCGCCGGCCGCCGCGAGATCGTAATCGAGGTCGTCGAGATTATTGAACGCCTCGCGCACCTCGCGCTCGGCGAACGAGGAAAACCGTGCGCGCTTGATCGGTGCGTCGGAGACCTCGCGGACGATGTCGGCGGCCTCCTTACCGATCAGTTCACCCTCGCGGTCGTAGTCGGTGGCGATGATGACGCCGTCGGCATCCCTCGCGAGCAGCCTGAGCGTGCGGACGATGTTCTCGCGGCTCTCGTGGGGTTCGACCACGACGTCGGCGTCGAGCAGTTCGACGGGTTCGACGTCGCGCCAGTTCGCGTATTCGGGCGGGAAGTCGTTCTCGACGACGTGGCCCGAGAGGCCGACGCAGCGCCGCCCGCCCCACTTGTAGACGTTGACACCGTTGCGTCGCTCGACGTCGGCGCTGCCCTCGCTCAGGATTGCGGCGATGTTGCTCGCGGCGGTCTCCTTTTCGGTTATCAGTAGTTCCATCGGACACCACCCATCATTGGCGGCGATACGCCGATACGGCTTCTAAACCTTTCGCAGACGCGAGCGGTTCAGCCGAGGTCGAACTCCTCCGCGGCGGTCGCCATGTCCTTGTCGCCGCGCCCGCTCAGGTTCACCAGGATCGAGTCGTGATCGTCGGCGATTTCCCGTGTGAGCGCGAGCGCGTGAGCGGTTTCGAGTGCCGGGATGATGCCTTCGGTCTCGCTCAGTTCACGGAAGGCCGCGAGCGCATCCTCGTCGGGCACCGCGCGGTACTCACACCGCCCGACCGCGCGGAACATCGCGTGTTCGGGACCGACACCGGGATAATCGAGCCCGGCCGAAATCGAGTGGACCTCGATCTCGTCGTCGAGTACTCGTGTACGCATCCCGTGGAGCGCGCCGTCGGTGCCCGCCGCGAGCGGTGCGGCGTGACGGGTCGAATCACCGCCCTCGCCGCCACCCTCCGCGCCGTAGAACTGCACGGGATCGTCGCGGAAGGCGTCGAACAGTCCCATCGCGTTCGACCCGCCGCCGACGCAGGCGACCGCCGCATCCGGCAGGCTGCCCGTTCGCTCGCGGAACTGGTCGCGTGCCTCGCGGCCGATGACCGACTGGAACTCCCGCACCATCCGCGGGAATGGGTCCGGGCCGACGACCGACCCCACGAGATAGTGAGTGTCGTCGACGTTCGCGGCGAAATCCTCCAGCGCGGCGTCGACCGCGTCCGCGAGGCCCGCCCCGCCCCGGGTCACCTCGTTGACCTCCGCGCCCATCAGCCGCATCCTGAAGACGTTCATCCGCTGGCGCGCGATGTCCTTTTCGCCCATGTAGATCTCGGTGTCCATGTCGAACAGCGCGCCGACCATCGCGGTCGCGGTGCCGTGCTGGCCCGCGCCGGTCTCGGCGATGAGTCGGGACTTGCCCGCCCGCTCGGCGAGCAGCGCCTGGCCGACGGCGTTGTTGATCTTGTGCGCCCCACCGTGCAGGAGGTCCTCGCGCTTGAGGTAGATCTCGGCCCCGTAGCGCTCCGAGAGGCGCTCGGCGTGGAAGAGCGGCGTTGGTCGCCCCGCGAAGTTTTCGAGGATCGAGTGGAACTCCGCGCGGAAGTCGTCGGTCGTGGCGATTTCGTCGAACGCATCGGCGAGTTCCTGGAGCGGATCCACGAGCGGGTCGGGCACGTGGCGGCCCCCGTAGCCCTCGAACTCGCCGACGTGCTCCGCGTCATCGTTGCTCATCGTATCTCGACAGTACACAGTAGCGCACAAATGTGTACCGGCCTTCGGCGGCCGCCACTCGACCGTCAGCCGTCGAGTTCCACTCGAAGTGTCTGGTTCACCGTGCCGGGGTCGGCGCTCCCACCCGTGGACTGCATGACCTGCCCTACCAAGAAATTGAGTGCGCCGTCCTCGCCGGCGTGATAGTCCTCGACCGCTTCGGGGTTCTCCTCGATGGCCGCCGCGACGGCGCTCTCGATTTCGTCCTCATCCGTGGTTCCGAGTCCCTCGCGCTCGACCACTTCGTCCGGCGACAGCCCCTCGTCGAGCATCGCCCGCAACACGACCTCCTCCGCGTTCTTCTCGGTGATCTCGTCAGTCTCGGCGAGTTCGATGAGATGGTGGAATTCGTCGCGTCGCCCCTCGACGTCGGCGATAGCCATGTCGCGGTAGTTGAGTTCACCCAGTAAGGTGTCGGCGACCCACGACGCCGCCACGTCGGGATCGAAGCGGTCGGCCACCTGCTCGTAGAAGTCCGCGACCTCGCGGGTGGAGGTGAGTTTTCGGGCCGCGGCGGGTGTGAGGCTGTACTCCTCGGCGAAGCGCTCGCGGCGGGCGTCGGGGAGTTCGGGGATTTCCACCTCTTCGGCCCAGTCGCTGACACGGAGCACGGGGAGGTCGGCCTCGGCGAAATATCGGTAATCCTTCTCGTCCTCCTTCGAGCGCATCGAGACGGTCACACCCCGGGATTCGTCCCAGTGGCGAGTCTCCTGTTCGATGGTCCTCTCGCGCTGGAGGGCGTTTTTCTGTCGCGTCACCTCGTAGGCGAGCGCCTGCTCGGCCCCCTTGTGACTGGAGATGTTCTTCACTTCGGTGCGGTTGGCCGCCGCGAGCGCGTCCGGCCCGATCGCGCCGTCGGCGTCGACTTCCGACTCGGGGACGAGCGAGATGTTCGCGTCGATGCGCAGTGACCCATCCCGACTGCTGTCGAAGATGCCGAGGTAGTCGAGTACCTCCTCCAGTTTGGCGAGGAAGGCACGGACCTCGTCGGGACTCCTGAAGTCGGGTTCGGTGACGATCTCCATCAGCGGGACGCCCGCGCGGTTGTAGTCGACTCTGGTGTATTCGGCGCTGTCGATGCCGCCACCCCCGCCAGCGTGCTGGAGGCTGCCGGGGTCCTCCTCCAAATGTGCGCGCTCGATGGCGATGGTGCGTTCGTCGTTTTCGACCGTGACCGTGAGTTCGCCGTCCTGACAGAGCGGCGAGTCGTACTGGGTGATCTGAAAGTTTTTCGGGAGATCGGGATAGTAGTAGTTCTTCCGGTGGAAGTGGCTTTCCTCGGGCACGTCGGCGTCGATGGCTGCCGCGAGTTTGAGCGCGCCCTCGACGGCCGCCTCGTTCAGGGTGGGGAGCGCGCCCGGCAGGCCGAGACAGGTCGGACACGTATGAGAATTCGGTTCACTGTCCTCGAAATCCGTGCTACAGCTACAGAACACCTTGGTCTCGGTCTCGAGCTGGACGTGGACCTCCAGCCCGATGACGACGCTGTGTTCGCTGGCACTGGCGGCGTGGGTGCTCATTGTCGCCTCTATCCGGCCGCGCCCGCTAAAACATGACGCCATCGCCGCCCGCGAAACCCCATCCCATAAACATCAATTTGTATATATTTGTCTGACGCACGTTTATGCCCACGGAACGCCGCCATCGGCCATGAGCGGCAACCGCGTCGAGCAACTCGAATCGCGCGTCGAAGAACTCGAAGCCTCCATCTCCGGCCTCACTGACGAACTGATGCAGACGAAATCACGCCTCGCCGACCTCGAAGACGAGGCAGGCGACGAGTACATTGAGGCCGGCGTCGGCTCCGTCACCGAGAACGGGAACGACGAATCGACCGCAAACGAAGAAGCTAACCCCGCCGAGGACGATTCTGTGGACAACGATTCATCGGAGGCCGACGACATCATCGTCGCGTAGGCCGCCCACGAGCACCCCATGCACATCAAAACGCTCGTCCTAGAGAACTTCAAGAGTTTCGGCCGGAAGACACGAATCCCGTTCTACGAGGATTTCACCACTGTGAGCGGGCCGAACGGCTCCGGCAAGTCGAACATCATCGACGCCGTACTCTTCTGTCTGGGTCTCGCCCGCACCCGCGGGATTCGTGCCAGAAAACTCACCGACCTCATCTACAACCCCGGCCACGAGGAGGGTGGGGAGTCGGGTGGCGGCGTTCGGGAAGCGAGCGTCGAGGTGGTGCTCGACAACGCCGAACGGACGCTCGCACGCGCGGAGGTCGAGAGCGCCGCCGGCTCCGAGGACGTCGGTGACGTCGACGAGATCACCATCAAGCGCCGCGTCAAACAGACCGAGGACAACTACTACTCGTACTACTATCTGAACGGTCGCTCGGTCAATCTCTCGGACATCCAGGATCTGCTCGCACAGGCCGGCGTCACGCCCGAGGGGTACAACGTCGTGATGCAGGGCGACGTCACGGGGATCATCAACATGACCGCCGGCGAGCGCCGGGAGATCATCGACGAGATCGCCGGCGTGGCGGCCTTCGACGCGAAAAAAGAGGACGCCTTCGAGGAGTTGGCAGTCGTCGAGGAGCGCATCGACGAGGCCGAACTTCGCATCGGGGAGAAAGAGGAACGCTTGGAGCAGTTGGCGGACGAACGCGAGACGGCACTCGAATACCAGTCGCTGCGCGAGGACAAGGAGGAGTACGAGACCTATCGGAAAGCCGCCGAACTGGAGAAAAAACGGGCCAGCCTCGACTCGACGGATGAGAAAATCGACGAGCGCGAAGGCGAGCTCGAAGACCTCCAGCGCGAACTCGACGAACGGCAGGGCAAGGTATCGCGGCTCGAACAGGAGCTAGAGGAACTCAACGACGAAATCGAGCGCAAGGGCGAGGACGAACAGCTCGCCATCAAGCGCGAGATCGAGGAGATAAAGGGCGAGAAAAGCAGGCTCGAAGATCGAATCGAGAGCACCGAAGAGCGCATCGGGAACGCCGAAAGCGAGCGTCGGCAGGCGTTCGTCGAACTCGACAAGAAACAGGAGGAGGTCGACGACCTCGAAGGCGAGATCCGGAGCGTGAAAGTCGAGAAGTCCTCCATTACGGCCGACATCGAGGACAAGGAGAGCGAGTTAGCAGACGTCGAGACGGAAATCGAGGAGAGCGACACCGCCTACGACGAGGTGAAAGCCGACCTCGCGGAGCGCCGCGAGGCGCTCGAAGCCGAAAAGAGCGCGAAAAACGAAAAACAGCGCGAGCAGGACAGACTGTTGGACGCGGCCCGGCGGCGCTCGACCGAACAGGACGAAAAGGAAGGTGACCTCGACGACACTCGCGAGCGAATCCCCGAGATCGAGGCCGGAATCGACGATCTGGAAGACGAGTTGAGGAAAGCCGAACAGAACGAGGCGAACATCGAGGGCGTCGTCTCGGATCTCACCGACGAAAAACGGGAGCGAGGTGAGGACCTCGACGAGATCGAGGAGGAACTCCGTGCCGCCAAGGACGAGTACGCAAGTCTCGAAGCCAAGACCGACGACAGCGGTTCCTCCTATGGAAGAGCGGTCTCCACGGTTCTCAACGCCGACCTCGATGGCATTCACGGCACGATCGCGCAGTTGGGTGGCGTCCCGAACGAGTACGCGACGGCGTGTGAGACGGCCGCCGGCGGGCGGCTCGCCCACGTCGTGGTCTCGGACGACGGCGTGGGCCAGCAGGCCATCGAGTACCTGAAATCCAGGAACGCGGGTCGGGCGACCTTCCTGCCGATGACGAAGATGCAGCGGCGGTCGGTACCGAGCCGACCCAACAAGCCGGGAGTCGTGGATTTCGCGTACAACCTCGTGGACTTTCCCGACGAGTACGCGGGCGTCTTCTCCTACGTGCTCGGCAGTACCTTAGTCGTCGAGGACATGGAGACCGCCCGCGAGTTGATGGGCGACTACCGACTCGTGACGCTCGACGGCGAACTCGTCGAGAAGAGCGGCGCCATGACCGGTGGGTCGCGTAGCGGGTCGCGCTACTCATTCGAGTCGAGCGCGGGCCAGCTAGAGCGCGTCGCCGACCGCATCACCGACCTCGAAGAGCGCCGCCGCGACGTTCAAGAAGAGGT
This region of Halococcus sediminicola genomic DNA includes:
- the gatB gene encoding Asp-tRNA(Asn)/Glu-tRNA(Gln) amidotransferase subunit GatB, with protein sequence MSTHAASASEHSVVIGLEVHVQLETETKVFCSCSTDFEDSEPNSHTCPTCLGLPGALPTLNEAAVEGALKLAAAIDADVPEESHFHRKNYYYPDLPKNFQITQYDSPLCQDGELTVTVENDERTIAIERAHLEEDPGSLQHAGGGGGIDSAEYTRVDYNRAGVPLMEIVTEPDFRSPDEVRAFLAKLEEVLDYLGIFDSSRDGSLRIDANISLVPESEVDADGAIGPDALAAANRTEVKNISSHKGAEQALAYEVTRQKNALQRERTIEQETRHWDESRGVTVSMRSKEDEKDYRYFAEADLPVLRVSDWAEEVEIPELPDARRERFAEEYSLTPAAARKLTSTREVADFYEQVADRFDPDVAASWVADTLLGELNYRDMAIADVEGRRDEFHHLIELAETDEITEKNAEEVVLRAMLDEGLSPDEVVEREGLGTTDEDEIESAVAAAIEENPEAVEDYHAGEDGALNFLVGQVMQSTGGSADPGTVNQTLRVELDG
- the trpB gene encoding tryptophan synthase subunit beta produces the protein MSNDDAEHVGEFEGYGGRHVPDPLVDPLQELADAFDEIATTDDFRAEFHSILENFAGRPTPLFHAERLSERYGAEIYLKREDLLHGGAHKINNAVGQALLAERAGKSRLIAETGAGQHGTATAMVGALFDMDTEIYMGEKDIARQRMNVFRMRLMGAEVNEVTRGGAGLADAVDAALEDFAANVDDTHYLVGSVVGPDPFPRMVREFQSVIGREARDQFRERTGSLPDAAVACVGGGSNAMGLFDAFRDDPVQFYGAEGGGEGGDSTRHAAPLAAGTDGALHGMRTRVLDDEIEVHSISAGLDYPGVGPEHAMFRAVGRCEYRAVPDEDALAAFRELSETEGIIPALETAHALALTREIADDHDSILVNLSGRGDKDMATAAEEFDLG
- the smc gene encoding chromosome segregation protein SMC, with protein sequence MHIKTLVLENFKSFGRKTRIPFYEDFTTVSGPNGSGKSNIIDAVLFCLGLARTRGIRARKLTDLIYNPGHEEGGESGGGVREASVEVVLDNAERTLARAEVESAAGSEDVGDVDEITIKRRVKQTEDNYYSYYYLNGRSVNLSDIQDLLAQAGVTPEGYNVVMQGDVTGIINMTAGERREIIDEIAGVAAFDAKKEDAFEELAVVEERIDEAELRIGEKEERLEQLADERETALEYQSLREDKEEYETYRKAAELEKKRASLDSTDEKIDEREGELEDLQRELDERQGKVSRLEQELEELNDEIERKGEDEQLAIKREIEEIKGEKSRLEDRIESTEERIGNAESERRQAFVELDKKQEEVDDLEGEIRSVKVEKSSITADIEDKESELADVETEIEESDTAYDEVKADLAERREALEAEKSAKNEKQREQDRLLDAARRRSTEQDEKEGDLDDTRERIPEIEAGIDDLEDELRKAEQNEANIEGVVSDLTDEKRERGEDLDEIEEELRAAKDEYASLEAKTDDSGSSYGRAVSTVLNADLDGIHGTIAQLGGVPNEYATACETAAGGRLAHVVVSDDGVGQQAIEYLKSRNAGRATFLPMTKMQRRSVPSRPNKPGVVDFAYNLVDFPDEYAGVFSYVLGSTLVVEDMETARELMGDYRLVTLDGELVEKSGAMTGGSRSGSRYSFESSAGQLERVADRITDLEERRRDVQEEVRDVESRLDDARERRSAAAEQVRDIENDIEQKEREREAVESRIDDFEDDIEEIEAAREEVDAEMQSLEADIADHDEAIAAIEGDIEELESELEDSDIPELTSEADEIEGTIDDLEDRLDDLDGQLNELQLQKQYAEESIDDLHEKIESAQNRKAEGEERIDDLEGKIDEQDDELAEKEAAVADLEDELAELKDERAELKGELADAKEARDAQRESVNEVESKLENLRERRERLDWEIDELESVVGEYDPDEIPDHEEVEREISRLEEEMAELEPVNMLAIEEYDTVEADLDDLTDKKATLTDERDGIEERIDSYEAQKRETFMDSYEAINEQFEDIFERLSAGSGTLHLKDEDDPFEGGLTMKAQPGDKPIQRLDAMSGGEKSLTALAFIFAIQRHNPAPFYALDEVDAFLDAANAERVGELVDELASEAQFIVVSHRSAMLERSERAIGVTMQGDNVSAVTGIDLAQEMPADD
- a CDS encoding DUF7518 family protein, which codes for MSGNRVEQLESRVEELEASISGLTDELMQTKSRLADLEDEAGDEYIEAGVGSVTENGNDESTANEEANPAEDDSVDNDSSEADDIIVA